In Sorghum bicolor cultivar BTx623 chromosome 8, Sorghum_bicolor_NCBIv3, whole genome shotgun sequence, one genomic interval encodes:
- the LOC8058167 gene encoding 4-hydroxy-7-methoxy-3-oxo-3,4-dihydro-2H-1,4-benzoxazin-2-yl glucoside beta-D-glucosidase 2, chloroplastic yields MALLLASAMNHTAHPAGLRSHPNNESFSRHHLCSSPQNISKRRSNLSFRPRAQTISSESAGIHRLSPWEIPRRDWFPPSFLFGAATSAYQIEGAWNEDGKGPSTWDHFCHNFPEWIVDRSNGDVAADSYHMYAEDVRLLKEMGMDAYRFSISWPRILPKGTLAGGINEKGVEYYNKLIDLLLENGIEPYITIFHWDTPQALVDAYGGFLDERIIKDYTDFAKVCFEKFGKKVKNWLTFNEPETFCSVSYGTGVLAPGRCSPGVSCAVPTGNSLSEPYIVAHNLLRAHAETVDIYNKYHKGADGRIGLALNVFGRVPYTNTFLDQQAQERSMDKCLGWFLEPVVRGDYPFSMRVSARDRVPYFKEKEQEKLVGSYDMIGINYYTSTFSKHIDLSPNNSPVLNTDDAYASQETKGPDGNAIGPPTGNAWINMYPKGLHDILMTMKNKYGNPPMYITENGMGDIDKGDLPKPVALEDHTRLDYIQRHLSVLKQSIDLGADVRGYFAWSLLDNFEWSSGYTERFGIVYVDRENGCERTMKRSARWLQEFNGAAKKVENNKILTPAGQLN; encoded by the exons ATGGCTCTACTTCTTGCTTCTGCCATGAATCACACTGCCCATCCAGCAGGCCTTAGAAGCCATCCCAATAATGAGAGTTTCTCACGGCACCACCTATGTTCTTCACCACAAAACATCAGTAAGCGAAGGTCTAACCTTAGCTTTAGGCCACGAGCTCAAACGATAAGCAGTGAGTCTGCTGGAATCCACAGGCTGAGCCCCTGGGAAATCCCTAGGAGGGACTGGTTCCCTCCTAGCTTTCTCTTCGGTGCCGCCACTTCAGCATACCAA ATTGAAGGTGCTTGGAATGAAGATGGGAAGGGGCCAAGCACATGGGATCACTTCTGCCACAATTTTCCgg AATGGATAGTGGACAGGAGCAATGGGGATGTTGCAGCGGATTCGTACCATATGTACGCT GAGGATGTCAGGTTGCTGAAGGAAATGGGCATGGACGCCTATAGGTTCTCCATCTCTTGGCCCAGAATACTGCCGA AGGGGACGCTCGCTGGAGGTATTAACGAGAAAGGTGTCGAGTACTACAACAAGTTGATCGACTTGTTGTTAGAGAACG GCATAGAGCCATATATAACAATTTTCCACTGGGACACGCCTCAAGCGCTGGTAGACGCGTATGGCGGCTTCTTAGATGAGAGGATTAT AAAAGATTACACAGACTTCGCTAAAGTGTGCTTTGAAAAGTTTGGTAAGAAGGTGAAAAACTGGTTGACCTTTAATGAGCCGGAGACATTCTGTTCTGTTTCCTATGGAACTGGAGTCCTTGCCCCGGGGCGGTGCTCACCGGGAGTAAGTTGTGCCGTTCCAACTGGAAACTCACTCAGCGAGCCATACATTGTTGCCCACAACCTTCTCCGAGCTCATGCTGAGACTGTTGATATTTACAACAAGTATCACAAG GGTGCGGACGGCCGTATAGGGCTTGCGTTAAATGTATTTGGCCGTGTGCCATACACAAATACGTTTCTTGATCAACAGGCCCAAGAAAGGTCCATGGACAAATGCCTAGGATGGTTCTTGGAGCCAGTGGTTCGTGGTGACTACCCCTTCTCCATGAGAGTGTCAGCGAGGGACCGGGTGCCCTACTTCAAAGAAAAAGAGCAAGAGAAGCTAGTTGGTTCTTACGATATGATCGGGATAAACTACTACACCTCAACGTTCTCCAAGCACATCGACCTCTCACCAAACAACTCGCCAGTGCTCAACACTGACGACGCCTATGCCAGTCAAGAAA CCAAAGGGCCTGACGGGAATGCTATTGGTCCTCCT ACTGGAAATGCGTGGATCAATATGTACCCTAAAGGCCTACACGATATCCTTATGACCATGAAGAACAAGTATGGAAACCCACCAATGTACATCACTGAGAACG ggatggGGGACATTGACAAGGGCGATCTACCCAAACCAGTTGCGTTGGAAGACCACACAAGGCTAGATTACATCCAGCGCCACCTCTCAGTTCTTAAACAATCAATaga CTTGGGAGCAGACGTGCGCGGCTACTTCGCGTGGTCTCTGCTGGACAACTTCGAATGGTCCAGCGGCTACACCGAGCGTTTCGGCATCGTCTACGTCGATCGCGAGAATGGCTGCGAGCGCACCATGAAGCGATCAGCCAGGTGGTTGCAGGAGTTCAATGGAGCTGCCAAGAAGGTTGAAAATAACAAGATTCTTACGCCGGCCGGCCAGCTTAACTAA